A single genomic interval of Spinacia oleracea cultivar Varoflay chromosome 6, BTI_SOV_V1, whole genome shotgun sequence harbors:
- the LOC110795957 gene encoding uncharacterized protein has translation MYIFTQFSHLHISLTSQQKSTKMMNIKATKVTFLLTLLIITTISSLTGATRSNPNSKGTKSKSKGGGAGFGGGSGDSGDDFFGPGGGFGIPGYNDPGMFGGGYGYGYGSPSGGHGKSGTVRPSVVCKETGPCYMKKLRCPAKCFYSFSRAGKGYGGGGGGGGCTMDCKKNCIAYC, from the coding sequence ATGTACATCTTCACACAATTCTCTCACCTACACATATCACTAACTtcacaacaaaaatcaacaaaaatgatGAACATCAAAGCAACAAAAGTCACCTTCCTTCTTACACTTCTCATCATCACAACAATCTCTTCCTTAACCGGGGCAACCCGGTCCAACCCGAACTCTAAGGGCACCAAGTCCAAGTCCAAGGGTGGAGGTGCTGGTTTTGGTGGTGGTAGCGGCGATAGCGGTGACGACTTCTTCGGGCCGGGTGGTGGGTTTGGAATACCCGGGTACAATGACCCGGGAATGTTCGGAGGCGGATACGGATACGGATACGGCTCCCCTAGCGGAGGCCACGGAAAGAGTGGGACTGTAAGACCAAGTGTGGTTTGTAAGGAAACAGGTCCTTGTTATATGAAGAAACTCCGGTGCCCGGCAAAGTGCTTTTACTCCTTTAGTAGGGCCGGTAAGGGTTACGGtggcggaggtggtggtggtgggtgcACCATGGATTGCAAGAAGAATTGTATTGCttattgttga
- the LOC110795962 gene encoding uncharacterized protein codes for MSSDFVGERTMNPETQSSLSQLESNNSNHLVESTTQQPKKKRQGPFRGPSRALKYKKLRSVQPGKVKVRIPAALGAIVGDRANQFVAECADWVKEICPLNVTSWNDMPEEATDRLYSRIKAKYDFSEADGTHIDKALRIQCSTLYRHRRERLKAAYFSKSRNLKEVERACPATIDLAQWRWLIYSYWNLPKQRERSEKNRANALSKKIRSACGAKSIARTIYELELEAEAGSNEREEENEATNASSSNATTSTTQANGDPMYLKLWEKTKRHKNGKFDDEAEIKYNEFKKLHEKEVGETGADNVSVDVAYEKVLGYRSGYARGLGKGHPVLSKDEKKGRAELEVTVVQLQNENNTMRAEFEHHKAETLRKENEAKKKQEELEQKLKLIMEKIGLESLT; via the exons ATGTCTTCTGATTTTGTAGGAGAAAGAACAATGAATCCGGAGACTCAATCATCGTTATCGCAATTAGAATCTAACAACAGTAATCACCTCGTAGAGTCTACCACTCAACAACCAAAGAAAAAAAGACAAG GTCCCTTTCGAGGTCCAAGCAGAGCACTTAAATATAAAAAGTTGAGAAGTGTGCAACCAGGAAAGGTCAAAGTTCGTATTCCAGCAGCTTTGGGAGCTATTGTGGGCGATCGTGCAAATCAATTTGTGGCCGAATGTGCTGATTGGGTGAAAGAAATATGCCCTCTTAATGTTACAAGTTGGAATGACATGCCTGAAGAAGCAACAGATCGATTGTATAGTAGGATTAAG GCTAAGTATGACTTCAGTGAAGCTGACGGTACACACATTGATAAAGCATTAAGGATTCAATGTTCTACCCTTTACAGACATCGGAGAGAAAGGCTGAAGGCGGCCTATTTTTCAAAGAGCAGAAATTTGAAAGAGGTGGAGCGTGCCTGCCCAGCAACAATTGATCTTGCTCAATGGAGGTGGCTTATATATAGCTATTGGAACCTTCCTAAACAGAGG GAAAGAAGTGAAAAGAATAGGGCGAATGCTCTTTCAAAGAAGATCCGGTCAGCTTGTGGTGCCAAATCAATAGCTAGGACAATTTATGAATTG GAACTTGAGGCAGAGGCAGGTAGTAATGAGCGTGAAGAGGAGAACGAGGCCACAAATGCATCTAGTTCAAATGCAACTACATCAACAACACAAGCTAATGGCGACCCTATGTATTTGAAGCTATGGGAGAAGACAAAGAG GCACAAAAATGGAAAGTTTGATGACGAGGCTGAAATTAAGTACAACGAGTTTAAAAAGTTGCATGAGAAAGAAGTTGGAGAGACAGGTGCAGACAATGTTTCCGTAGATGTGGCCTATGAAAAAGTTCTTGGATATCGTTCAGGTTATGCACGGGGGTTAGGTAAAGGTCACCCGGTGTTGTCCAAGGACGAGAAGAAAGGAAGGGCTGAGTTGGAAGTAACTGTAGTGCAACTCCAGAATGAGAACAACACGATGCGAGCTGAATTTGAGCATCATAAAGCTGAAACTTTGAGAAAGGAAAATGAAGCTAAGAAGAAACAAGAAGAACTGGAACAGAAGCTTAAGTTAATCATGGAGAAAAttggccttgaatccttgacaTAA